CTTGATTTTGCTCGATATTAATTTGCCGTACTATGATGGGTTTTACTGGTGTCGCCAGATGCGTCGATTTTCCAGAGTGCCTATTATCTTCATCTCTGCTCGGAACAGCGGTATGGATCAAGTCATGGCAATTGAAAGTGGCGGCGACGACTACATTACCAAGCCATTTATGGCAGAAGTCGTGTTGGCAAAAGTGCGTGCGCTCTTGCGACGAACCTATGGAGATTATGCAAGGGGCAACAGCGATGGGGTACACAATGAGACACGGGGACTGCCTGGGGCGGGGCGTGACACAGCGTTAGATTCAGGGCGTGACACAACGCTAGATACAGCCGAGGATACGACGCATCATGTAACGCATGATACAACCCATGATGCCACGCGTGTTCATCTTGTGGGCTACGTCGGCGAGTTAACCATCGGTCGGCTGCATCTGGACCTGCGACGCGCCACCGTCACAGTACTCCCGGAACGGGACTCCGCCTCTGTAACTAAAACGGAACTTGCACTCCTCGGAGCTCTGATGGATGCACACGGCGCAGTTGTACGCCGTGAGGTCCTGCTCGATAGACTCTGGGATGACACTCAATTTGTGGATGACAACACCTTGACCGTCAATGTCACCCGAGTTCGCCGTAAACTGGCGGATTTAGGTCTTACGGACGCTGTCACGACCGTGCGCGGTCTCGGCTATCAGTTGAATCTGTCTGCTTTGGGGGCCAGGCCGTGAAACTGCGGTGGTTTCTGCGTGACCAGTGGCGTGTATTTGTCTTTTTTGCGGTTGGCTACCTGTTAATGTTTGCGGTTGTATGGCTCGCTTCAGAGTCGAAAGGATTTGACATTCGCCGTATTGATGCAGGTTATGCAATTATCCTTGGCGGTGTGGCTTTTGTCTCCTATCTACTGGTGGAGTACGCCGTTAAACGTCCCTTCTACGTCGAACTCGAGGCGCGTTTGCGCACAACGGATGTGTTGCACAGTGTGACGAATCAACCTGCACAGGCGGACGGGCGCCATCCTGAAGAATTCCAGCCATTCAGCGGCTCCCGTGGACTATCCTCGCACGGAGAGCTGCATATCTCGTCGACGTTGGCACAGGCCGCCACGTTTCAAGTCTATCGCAGCGAAGAGGAACGCCTGTTCCTCGAACTCCTGCACAATTACCACGACAGTTATCTGAAGTCGCTGCAAGCAATTCAGTCGCGCCAGGAGTTTTACGAGCAATTCACACTTCGCTTCGCTCACCAAATGAAGACACCCGTTACTGTACTGCAGTTGCTGGTGCAGGAGTTGGAGCCGGGGCAAGATTCACAGCAGGCGCGCGCGTTATCCGACGAGACTCTGCACCGTGCGCTCGAAGACATGCAGGAGGAACTGCGGCGTTTGGATGAATCACTTGGCACAATGATGCAAACTGCCCGGATGACGTCGTTTGAGTTTGATGCGCGGATGGAAGTCGTGGACGCAGTTGCGGTCATTCGCGACGTCATTAACGAACACAAGGTGCAGTGGATTCGACGCGGCATTTTTCCACGCATCCAGGCTCACGGACAAGTGTATGTCACGACGGACAAGAAGTGGTTTCAATTCATCGTCAATCAGATTGTGCGCAATGCTTTGCAGTACGGCTTCAAAACGGATAGCGCAGGAAACCCGCTTGCCGACCCTGGACCGTTTGTCGTGACGGTCAGGGTAGATGACCATCATCATGTTTGTATCGATTTCACTGACCATGGCATCGGCATCACAGAGCGAGACATTCGCCGCGTGTTCGATCCGTTTTACACAGGCTCCAATGGACGCACACATTCGCGCGCGACGGGAATGGGGCTGTACCTTGTGAGCGAGATCTGCCGCCGACTTGGTCATAAAGTCAGCATTGCATCGATTGAGGGAGATGGCACCACGGTGACCCTGGTGCTGCCGAGTCCCGATTATCATCGTCCCGTCAACGTGGATACGGTCGATTCGGTGGATACGGTCGATACGGTCGATTAGGTGGATTCGTGGATACGGTCGACTCCGTGCATTGGGTCGATTAGGTGGATTCCGCGATTCGGTTCAAATGTGACAAAATGGAAGGTGACAAAACTGTAAGGTTTCCGAGCCAATCCTGTAAGCTTGCGCGAGGGAACCACGAGGCTTCTCCTGCGATACTGAGTTTAGAAAAACAGGAAGGGCAGGGGCTGACCAGTGAATGTCTATCAAAATACAACTCCACTTGAACAGAAAAATGTGCTCACCGTCCGCGGGTTAACAAAGGTCTATGGCAGCAGATATGCGAGTTCAACAGCAAAGGCACTGAACGGACTCGATTTGGATGTAGCCCCAGGCGAATTTGTCAGCATCATGGGGCCCTCCGGAAGTGGCAAGACGACGCTGCTCAACCTGCTTGCCGGTCTTGATAAGCCGACCAGTGGTGAACTTTTCATCTCCGGGCAGGACATGGGCCGCTTGAGGTCTGAGCAAATGGCTCTCTTTCGTCGCCAAAAACTGGGTTTTGTGTTCCAGGATTTCAATCTTCTTGACACACTGACCTTGGCTGAGAACGTCGCACTCCCACTTACCCTCGATGGCAGAAAGGGTGCGAGCGTGACGGGCAAGGTGGACGAGGTGCTTGAGGAACTTGGGATTCTCGAGATGCGCAATCGCTACCCCTACGAGGTCTCAGGCGGACAACAGCAGCGAACCGCTGTGGCACGTGCCGTCGTCCATGACCCGTCGCTGATTCTCGCGGACGAGCCGACGGGAAACCTCGACAGCGGATCGGCTGCAGCACTCCTTCAATTGCTCAGTCGACTCAATGTCGAACGGCTGGCGACGATTTTGATGGTCACTCACGATCCGTTTGCGGCCAGCCACAGTTCGAGAGTCGTCTTCATCAAAGACGGTCGCGTGTTTTCACGCCTCGAC
The Alicyclobacillus curvatus genome window above contains:
- a CDS encoding winged helix-turn-helix transcriptional regulator, producing MAEVVLAKVRALLRRTYGDYARGNSDGVHNETRGLPGAGRDTALDSGRDTTLDTAEDTTHHVTHDTTHDATRVHLVGYVGELTIGRLHLDLRRATVTVLPERDSASVTKTELALLGALMDAHGAVVRREVLLDRLWDDTQFVDDNTLTVNVTRVRRKLADLGLTDAVTTVRGLGYQLNLSALGARP
- a CDS encoding HAMP domain-containing histidine kinase; its protein translation is MKLRWFLRDQWRVFVFFAVGYLLMFAVVWLASESKGFDIRRIDAGYAIILGGVAFVSYLLVEYAVKRPFYVELEARLRTTDVLHSVTNQPAQADGRHPEEFQPFSGSRGLSSHGELHISSTLAQAATFQVYRSEEERLFLELLHNYHDSYLKSLQAIQSRQEFYEQFTLRFAHQMKTPVTVLQLLVQELEPGQDSQQARALSDETLHRALEDMQEELRRLDESLGTMMQTARMTSFEFDARMEVVDAVAVIRDVINEHKVQWIRRGIFPRIQAHGQVYVTTDKKWFQFIVNQIVRNALQYGFKTDSAGNPLADPGPFVVTVRVDDHHHVCIDFTDHGIGITERDIRRVFDPFYTGSNGRTHSRATGMGLYLVSEICRRLGHKVSIASIEGDGTTVTLVLPSPDYHRPVNVDTVDSVDTVDTVD
- a CDS encoding ABC transporter ATP-binding protein; protein product: MLTVRGLTKVYGSRYASSTAKALNGLDLDVAPGEFVSIMGPSGSGKTTLLNLLAGLDKPTSGELFISGQDMGRLRSEQMALFRRQKLGFVFQDFNLLDTLTLAENVALPLTLDGRKGASVTGKVDEVLEELGILEMRNRYPYEVSGGQQQRTAVARAVVHDPSLILADEPTGNLDSGSAAALLQLLSRLNVERLATILMVTHDPFAASHSSRVVFIKDGRVFSRLDRDDKPETPNLPHESTLHGGVRRQFFQEILNTLGVLEASRQ